One window from the genome of Sandaracinaceae bacterium encodes:
- a CDS encoding sulfotransferase has product MPRPRRLWLVGEQRSGTRFATEVLCAFPGVETAGSVLQAPLRLASELGVGAGSALTRRERLALTRSMRHPGDGERLFEASEEPSLDALLCRRFGWRHPDAVWVVSKDHGPFEWVPRLLAETDFTVIALVRDLRDVVLSRWTRGEEALDGVVSAWKRSARQLAELSHPRLLALRFEDLMSAPEQALRRVGQLLDREVSLEQTIAATEAWSHLRADSSHGDVRRPFEGVAVERWRRHGDAEWVKHASVVAADELRLWGYEVPRAPVGDVVQAWRRYARAELLRGARVIATRARRRALPPMREPRPDAGDE; this is encoded by the coding sequence GCGAGCAGCGAAGCGGCACCCGCTTCGCGACCGAGGTTCTGTGCGCCTTCCCAGGCGTCGAGACGGCGGGCAGCGTGCTCCAAGCGCCGCTGCGGCTGGCCTCCGAGCTCGGCGTCGGAGCTGGCTCGGCGTTGACGCGAAGGGAACGGCTGGCCCTCACGCGATCGATGCGCCACCCGGGTGACGGCGAGCGTCTCTTCGAGGCGTCGGAGGAGCCGAGCCTGGACGCGCTGCTGTGCCGTCGCTTTGGCTGGCGGCATCCGGACGCGGTGTGGGTCGTCTCGAAAGATCACGGTCCGTTCGAGTGGGTGCCTCGGCTGCTCGCGGAGACGGACTTCACAGTCATCGCCTTGGTCCGCGATCTGAGGGACGTGGTGCTCAGTCGTTGGACGCGCGGGGAGGAGGCCCTCGACGGCGTGGTGAGCGCCTGGAAGCGCAGCGCGCGCCAGCTGGCGGAGCTCTCTCACCCTCGATTGCTGGCGCTGCGCTTCGAAGATCTGATGAGCGCGCCCGAGCAGGCCTTGCGACGGGTGGGTCAGCTGCTGGATCGGGAGGTGAGCCTGGAGCAGACGATCGCCGCGACCGAGGCGTGGAGCCACCTGCGGGCCGACTCCAGCCACGGCGACGTGCGGCGCCCCTTCGAAGGCGTCGCGGTCGAGCGCTGGCGTCGACACGGCGACGCCGAGTGGGTGAAGCACGCCTCGGTCGTCGCCGCGGACGAGTTGCGCCTCTGGGGATACGAGGTGCCTCGGGCTCCCGTCGGCGACGTGGTTCAGGCGTGGAGGCGCTACGCGAGGGCCGAGCTGCTACGGGGCGCTCGCGTCATCGCGACGCGTGCCCGCCGACGCGCTCTTCCGCCCATGAGAGAGCCGCGTCCGGACGCGGGCGACGAGTAG
- a CDS encoding FG-GAP-like repeat-containing protein gives MVVIAGLSLVMAATGCSCGPDPDEASIVITSPMDGAALSLADDVDDELEGVQISVEAMATGLAVSQEVTLRLDGASVATANVTDAGLITWSGVTLSTGAHTLVALTEEGGVVSAEVSVTVNGDCFAVNILTPEPGGDSTTLGREDDTDGMACGMSFETTVLASTGAADGAEARVFVNGTPRRTARVEGGAVRFDGVVFGNRGETPNTLRVEVTDESGVTCDTTFGGDIFVDCDGPSCEITDPATDSGFLNQSDDDSDADGFQSDFEVTTSADGANQPIRLVLDGDTAGALSEMPSAMVATFGNVELSEGVHRVQAQCFDDAGNLTTSTAEWTVDITPCGVTLDEPTEGQLFTEMDDLDGSTTEIDIDALGTAGADCVDLRVGPCTGIDAQPFGAASASWMQRVTLGASATQDICVQTRDEAGNVSQGMSGIRVRTMAPQVEILTPSVGAGYNLAGTAGRTADLMPSTPACEALVEVYCTDVGVDVTLLRETPSTVLGTAACVADAGAPPPYAGLATFAMAPLPTRGDGMSYNLIARQEVSGLIGTSSGVSITADCVAPSLSIGRPMCGAILRPTTQDEDMATPGFQYQTNVVYTNGIVGDTVTLTIAPAGGGAPIDMPSRMFTGGTLVTFVNANYGAGGMLSVTASTVDNAGNAGTSSACTVTVEDLPSVSITAPMDGSVLTSSDDCDGGMAGFQGLIQGTTDAAAGSTVDVTVGGSPPVMTTVGAGGAISLCTSLPEGPSAITVRVTDARGSGSATVNVTVDTLPPTNAIDDLAATVTDRRGGVARFSWTAVADVGGGRLQSYDLRCADAAITDEAGWMAADTFVVSVAPGSPGAMQSEDIGGFRPGETVFCVLRAADAGGALTPIPAMGASVTLAFLEQEVQSGSVGSARMGELVAPIGDVNGDGVDDVLVGGRGEAYLYFGSSTGLGATANVTFTSTASGNRFGRTIAGIGDFNGDGRGDIAIGDTGFAVDGENFHGAVYVLFGRPSTTPWPSTIDVFASSTAPFTCTGADVCFVGDDGVPGSGPDTFAGLGWSISTAGDFDGDGLMDLAMGATGGGSGHVYILLGSMAYTSGTASAVPGATGPDGFVMSGDGITYAGFGNVVSTLGGDLGGDMLHDLIIASAGDSGMGIGAVVGFLTGRAYVGSGLVRIPLTGLQTIGVGGASSFGLAISGGGDINGDGFLDALVHNTVSGGRIVAYLGTASGFTGATTITYTNDSTSGVEDFFGRWLGLGRHPWLMTLGDVDGDRVADIYAGSQQNGTMPGTSHLFYRDGSTTAGVRSDSVTFSGASGSGLLQGFHAAYIGDVNGDGAADLAVGDPAFMSNQGRMLIHY, from the coding sequence TTGGTCGTCATCGCGGGCCTCTCGCTCGTCATGGCTGCGACAGGTTGTTCGTGCGGACCCGACCCCGACGAGGCGTCCATCGTCATCACGAGCCCGATGGATGGCGCCGCCCTCTCGCTGGCCGATGACGTCGACGACGAGCTCGAGGGGGTCCAGATCTCCGTCGAGGCGATGGCCACGGGCCTGGCGGTGAGCCAGGAGGTCACGCTCCGCCTCGACGGCGCGTCGGTCGCCACCGCGAACGTGACGGACGCCGGCCTCATCACCTGGTCCGGCGTCACCCTCAGCACGGGGGCCCACACCCTGGTGGCCCTGACGGAGGAGGGAGGCGTCGTGTCCGCCGAGGTCTCGGTGACCGTGAACGGCGACTGCTTCGCGGTGAACATCTTGACGCCCGAGCCGGGCGGGGACAGCACCACCCTCGGGCGCGAAGACGACACGGACGGCATGGCCTGCGGCATGTCGTTCGAGACGACCGTGCTCGCGTCGACCGGAGCTGCGGACGGCGCCGAGGCGCGCGTCTTCGTCAACGGCACCCCGCGTCGCACGGCGCGCGTCGAAGGCGGCGCGGTCCGCTTCGACGGAGTGGTCTTCGGCAACCGCGGCGAGACCCCCAACACCCTTCGGGTCGAGGTCACCGACGAGAGCGGCGTGACCTGCGACACCACCTTCGGCGGCGACATCTTCGTCGACTGTGACGGCCCCAGCTGCGAGATCACCGACCCGGCGACGGACAGCGGCTTCCTGAACCAGAGCGACGACGACTCCGACGCCGATGGGTTCCAGTCCGACTTCGAAGTGACGACGAGCGCGGACGGCGCCAACCAGCCGATCCGGCTCGTGCTGGACGGAGACACCGCGGGCGCGCTCAGCGAGATGCCCTCCGCGATGGTCGCCACGTTCGGAAACGTCGAGCTGAGCGAGGGCGTGCATCGGGTCCAGGCCCAGTGTTTTGACGATGCCGGGAACCTCACCACGTCCACCGCCGAGTGGACGGTGGACATCACGCCGTGTGGAGTGACGCTCGACGAGCCCACGGAGGGGCAACTCTTCACGGAGATGGACGACCTCGACGGCTCGACCACGGAGATCGACATCGACGCGCTCGGCACTGCGGGCGCGGATTGCGTGGACCTACGAGTCGGGCCGTGCACGGGGATCGACGCGCAGCCCTTCGGCGCGGCCTCTGCCTCGTGGATGCAGCGCGTGACCCTCGGGGCCTCGGCGACGCAGGACATCTGCGTGCAGACCCGCGACGAAGCGGGCAACGTGAGCCAGGGCATGAGCGGGATCCGCGTCCGCACCATGGCGCCGCAGGTGGAGATCCTCACGCCCAGCGTGGGTGCAGGCTACAACCTCGCCGGAACCGCTGGCCGCACCGCCGACCTGATGCCGTCCACGCCCGCGTGCGAGGCGCTGGTCGAGGTCTACTGCACCGACGTGGGCGTCGACGTCACGCTCCTGCGCGAGACCCCCTCCACCGTTCTCGGCACCGCCGCTTGTGTGGCCGACGCAGGCGCGCCGCCTCCGTACGCGGGTCTGGCGACCTTCGCGATGGCGCCGCTGCCGACGCGGGGCGACGGGATGTCGTACAACCTCATCGCACGGCAGGAGGTGTCCGGGCTCATCGGGACCTCCAGCGGTGTCTCGATCACCGCGGACTGCGTCGCGCCGAGCCTGTCCATCGGTCGCCCGATGTGCGGGGCCATCCTCCGCCCCACCACGCAGGACGAGGACATGGCGACGCCGGGGTTCCAGTACCAGACCAACGTGGTCTACACGAACGGGATTGTCGGCGACACGGTGACGCTGACCATCGCCCCGGCGGGCGGCGGCGCGCCGATCGACATGCCCTCGCGCATGTTCACCGGTGGGACCCTCGTGACGTTCGTCAACGCGAACTACGGCGCGGGCGGCATGCTCTCGGTGACCGCGTCCACCGTCGACAACGCTGGCAACGCCGGGACTAGCTCCGCGTGCACGGTGACGGTGGAAGACCTGCCCAGCGTCAGCATCACGGCTCCGATGGACGGCAGCGTGCTCACCTCGAGTGACGACTGCGACGGCGGCATGGCGGGCTTCCAGGGCCTCATCCAGGGCACCACCGACGCGGCGGCCGGCTCCACCGTGGACGTGACGGTGGGCGGCAGCCCGCCGGTCATGACGACGGTGGGCGCGGGCGGCGCGATCAGCCTCTGCACTTCGCTCCCGGAGGGGCCGTCGGCCATCACGGTCCGCGTGACGGACGCGCGCGGCTCGGGGAGCGCGACGGTGAACGTCACCGTCGACACGCTGCCCCCGACCAATGCGATCGACGATCTCGCAGCCACGGTCACCGACCGCCGCGGGGGCGTCGCCCGGTTCAGCTGGACGGCGGTCGCCGACGTGGGTGGCGGCCGGCTGCAGAGCTACGACCTCCGCTGCGCCGACGCGGCGATCACGGACGAGGCGGGCTGGATGGCAGCCGACACGTTCGTCGTGTCGGTGGCGCCCGGGTCTCCAGGCGCGATGCAGTCCGAGGACATCGGCGGCTTCCGGCCTGGGGAGACGGTCTTCTGCGTGCTCCGGGCCGCGGACGCGGGCGGCGCGCTGACCCCCATCCCCGCGATGGGCGCCAGCGTCACGCTGGCCTTCCTCGAGCAGGAGGTGCAGAGCGGCAGCGTCGGCAGCGCCCGCATGGGTGAGCTGGTCGCGCCGATCGGTGACGTCAATGGCGACGGCGTCGACGACGTCCTCGTGGGCGGCCGCGGAGAGGCCTACCTCTACTTCGGTTCGAGCACCGGGCTCGGCGCCACCGCCAACGTCACCTTCACCTCCACCGCCAGCGGCAACCGCTTCGGTCGCACCATCGCCGGGATCGGCGACTTCAACGGCGACGGACGCGGCGATATCGCCATCGGCGACACGGGCTTCGCGGTGGACGGCGAGAACTTCCATGGCGCGGTCTACGTGCTCTTCGGTCGGCCCTCCACCACTCCTTGGCCCTCGACGATCGACGTCTTCGCGTCCTCGACGGCGCCCTTCACCTGCACCGGCGCCGACGTGTGCTTCGTGGGAGACGACGGAGTGCCGGGCTCGGGGCCGGACACGTTCGCCGGGTTGGGATGGAGCATTAGCACGGCCGGAGACTTCGACGGCGACGGGCTGATGGATCTCGCCATGGGCGCGACCGGCGGCGGTTCAGGACACGTCTACATCCTCCTCGGCTCGATGGCCTACACGTCGGGTACCGCTTCCGCGGTCCCGGGCGCGACCGGACCCGATGGGTTCGTCATGTCGGGCGACGGAATCACGTACGCTGGCTTCGGCAACGTTGTGTCGACGCTCGGCGGCGACCTAGGCGGTGACATGCTCCACGACCTGATCATCGCTTCGGCCGGTGACTCCGGGATGGGTATTGGCGCTGTCGTAGGCTTCTTGACGGGTCGCGCCTACGTGGGCTCGGGGCTCGTTCGCATCCCGCTCACTGGGCTCCAGACCATCGGAGTGGGTGGCGCCAGCTCGTTCGGGCTCGCGATCTCCGGGGGCGGAGATATCAACGGAGACGGCTTCCTCGACGCGCTGGTGCACAACACCGTGTCGGGGGGACGAATCGTCGCCTACCTCGGCACGGCCAGTGGGTTCACCGGGGCGACGACCATCACGTACACGAATGACTCGACCAGCGGCGTCGAGGACTTCTTCGGGCGCTGGTTGGGCCTCGGGCGCCACCCGTGGCTGATGACGCTCGGAGACGTCGACGGTGACCGCGTGGCGGACATCTACGCCGGCTCCCAACAGAACGGCACGATGCCCGGCACCTCGCACCTGTTCTACCGGGACGGCTCGACCACCGCGGGGGTGCGCTCCGACAGCGTGACGTTCAGTGGCGCGAGCGGCTCGGGATTGCTCCAGGGCTTCCATGCGGCCTACATCGGGGACGTGAACGGGGACGGCGCGGCCGACCTCGCGGTGGGCGATCCCGCCTTCATGTCCAACCAGGGCCGCATGCTCATTCACTACTGA
- a CDS encoding radical SAM protein: MSSVSARHKKSIASVLRQVSAGSNAPMSAMIEVADRCNETCVHCYQIQGKKGELETADWKRVMDELADLGVILLTISGGEATLRRDFLELVAYARKKRFAVKLFTNGLNMTPELARELGELAVQEVQISLYSTRAEVHDWVTRVPGSWQKTVDGARHLIAENVKVILKTPVMTFNEDEIDAYIEFVSSLGADYLLDPQLDPREDGETDPERFAIDDATYRRVHRHPLLAGPPKPPPGPRDLDASVCGACQGNLHVEANGELRPCTQLDVPVGHALRDGVADAWRSNDAGARIRALRWADLPGCRSCDLNRYCNRCFATARSAVGDSLAPYPGACRKAQVGYELAHGVAPKIQPAPDRDPGLGPYVRMDDGSFTHGEYRETAMDRSLADELGWTRGAPASPHAGRVRPGQLVQIRRPGAKVAREEAVPVTPSARHCGD, encoded by the coding sequence ATGAGCTCCGTCTCGGCTCGGCACAAGAAGAGCATCGCCAGCGTGCTCCGTCAGGTCAGCGCTGGGTCGAACGCGCCCATGAGCGCGATGATCGAGGTGGCGGATCGGTGCAACGAGACCTGCGTCCACTGCTACCAGATCCAGGGAAAGAAGGGCGAGCTCGAGACCGCCGACTGGAAGCGCGTCATGGACGAGCTCGCCGACCTCGGCGTGATCCTCCTGACCATCTCGGGAGGCGAAGCGACCCTCCGGCGCGACTTCCTCGAGCTGGTGGCCTACGCCCGAAAGAAGCGCTTCGCGGTTAAGCTCTTCACCAACGGGCTCAACATGACACCCGAGCTCGCGCGCGAGCTTGGCGAGCTCGCGGTACAAGAGGTGCAAATTAGCCTCTACTCCACGCGCGCAGAGGTCCACGACTGGGTGACTCGCGTGCCCGGGTCATGGCAGAAGACGGTCGACGGCGCGCGGCACCTGATCGCGGAGAACGTGAAGGTCATCCTCAAGACCCCGGTGATGACCTTCAACGAGGACGAGATCGACGCGTACATCGAGTTCGTGTCCTCTCTCGGGGCCGACTACCTCCTGGATCCCCAGCTCGATCCCCGTGAGGACGGCGAGACGGATCCGGAGCGATTCGCCATCGACGACGCCACCTATCGGCGCGTCCATCGTCACCCTCTCCTCGCCGGGCCACCCAAACCTCCCCCCGGCCCTCGAGATCTCGACGCGTCCGTCTGTGGCGCATGCCAGGGTAATTTGCATGTCGAGGCCAACGGGGAGCTCCGGCCGTGTACTCAGCTCGACGTGCCCGTCGGTCACGCGTTGCGGGATGGCGTCGCTGACGCGTGGCGGTCGAACGACGCGGGGGCCCGCATCCGAGCGCTCCGCTGGGCCGATCTGCCGGGATGTCGAAGCTGCGACCTGAATCGCTACTGCAACCGCTGCTTCGCGACCGCGCGCAGCGCGGTGGGAGATTCCCTCGCGCCCTATCCGGGCGCGTGCCGCAAGGCGCAGGTGGGCTACGAGCTCGCGCACGGTGTGGCGCCGAAGATACAGCCGGCGCCCGATCGCGATCCCGGACTGGGACCGTACGTTCGAATGGACGATGGCTCCTTCACCCACGGTGAATACCGTGAGACGGCGATGGACCGATCGCTCGCGGACGAGCTCGGGTGGACGCGCGGCGCCCCTGCCTCGCCCCACGCCGGACGCGTTCGCCCCGGACAGCTGGTTCAGATCCGCCGGCCGGGGGCTAAGGTCGCACGGGAAGAAGCCGTACCAGTCACCCCGAGTGCTCGGCACTGTGGAGATTGA
- a CDS encoding PqqD family protein, whose translation MEGQAVVIVIDAQTLHTLNSVGTVVWAETETAVAISEIIDRVVSEFEVSRDDAQRDVLEFAGELIDMGALTVVRGDG comes from the coding sequence GTGGAAGGACAGGCAGTCGTCATCGTCATCGACGCCCAGACGCTACACACCCTCAACTCGGTCGGCACGGTCGTCTGGGCCGAGACCGAGACGGCGGTCGCCATCTCCGAGATCATCGATCGCGTCGTGAGCGAGTTCGAGGTCTCACGCGACGACGCGCAGCGCGACGTGCTCGAGTTCGCGGGCGAGCTGATCGACATGGGCGCCCTGACGGTCGTGCGGGGGGACGGATGA
- a CDS encoding cyclic nucleotide-binding domain-containing protein — translation MTGESQSSELDAAWAAWLSGQRDEAIRRCTAILEASSGQLGAALLLVELLVEAGAKPDDRVSRRLVDAFTARGDLPRAVVAAHTLTEAGKKKALRGIAATFGHGSKRVADVAPAPPPLPAPEAADLSSVSGAALLERAAEALAGLDVGEIDTTRPVPRLPLFGALSPPALQQLLSVWEIRSLAEGEAAIEEGTEGRDAFVVVRGHLRAQRGAGDEAVTLAELGPGALFGEMALVSEAPRAASVVAAEPVQLLVAGRDALERLAAKTPVIGQQLSEFCRARMVSNLIRHSPILAAVGASERASLMARFETRRFKPGERLITHEQEPEGLFLVASGSVKVVGRDGDGDELQIAELGPGDVVGEISLVLRRPATADVIATHQTVALELAAEQFREAIREHPSLLSELYELATKREDEMRTVVAQEALDVEEVVLL, via the coding sequence ATGACGGGGGAGTCGCAGTCATCCGAGCTCGACGCCGCCTGGGCAGCTTGGCTGTCCGGGCAGCGTGATGAAGCGATCCGTCGGTGCACGGCGATCTTGGAGGCCTCCTCCGGGCAGCTCGGCGCGGCCCTGCTGCTGGTGGAGTTGCTGGTCGAGGCGGGCGCCAAGCCCGACGATCGCGTGTCCCGGCGACTGGTCGACGCGTTCACCGCGCGGGGTGACCTGCCGCGCGCGGTGGTCGCCGCGCACACGCTGACCGAGGCGGGCAAGAAGAAGGCTCTCCGCGGCATCGCGGCCACCTTCGGGCACGGGTCGAAGCGCGTGGCCGACGTGGCGCCAGCCCCTCCGCCGCTGCCCGCTCCCGAGGCCGCCGACCTGTCGAGCGTGTCCGGCGCCGCGCTCCTCGAACGCGCGGCGGAGGCCCTCGCCGGGCTCGACGTGGGAGAGATCGACACCACCCGACCCGTGCCGCGTCTGCCTCTGTTCGGGGCCCTGTCGCCGCCCGCGCTCCAGCAGCTCCTCTCGGTCTGGGAGATCCGCTCGCTCGCCGAGGGGGAAGCCGCGATCGAAGAGGGCACGGAGGGACGGGACGCGTTCGTGGTGGTCCGCGGACATCTGCGCGCCCAGCGAGGCGCCGGCGACGAGGCGGTGACGCTCGCCGAGCTCGGCCCGGGAGCGCTCTTCGGTGAGATGGCGCTCGTGAGCGAGGCGCCACGCGCCGCCTCCGTCGTGGCCGCCGAGCCGGTGCAGCTGTTGGTCGCGGGGCGCGACGCCCTCGAGCGCCTCGCCGCCAAGACGCCCGTCATCGGCCAGCAGCTCTCCGAGTTCTGCCGCGCCCGGATGGTGTCCAACCTGATTCGGCACAGCCCCATCCTCGCGGCCGTGGGCGCGAGCGAGCGCGCGAGCCTGATGGCGCGCTTCGAGACCCGCCGCTTCAAGCCGGGGGAGCGCCTCATCACGCACGAGCAGGAGCCGGAGGGCCTCTTCCTGGTGGCGAGCGGGAGCGTGAAGGTCGTCGGGCGCGACGGGGACGGCGACGAGCTGCAGATCGCGGAGCTCGGCCCGGGCGACGTCGTCGGAGAGATCAGCCTCGTGCTCCGCCGCCCGGCCACGGCCGACGTCATCGCGACGCATCAGACGGTGGCGCTCGAGCTGGCGGCTGAGCAGTTCCGCGAGGCCATCCGCGAGCATCCGTCCCTGCTGAGTGAACTCTACGAGCTCGCCACGAAACGAGAGGACGAGATGCGAACCGTGGTTGCGCAGGAAGCCCTCGACGTGGAAGAGGTGGTGCTGTTGTGA
- a CDS encoding DUF4215 domain-containing protein, translating to MRQLGLMVAVAMIGVCAACGESHGTGDDAGTMITFDATLPDTGPGDLCGNGRLDPGERCDDGNTTPGDGCDAECVREPFCGDSEVTGDEACDDGNNRSGDGCRSDCRSDESCGNGIVDHAAGELCDGSPTCGADCMTVTGCGDGTVTEPEVCDDSNLERWDGCDAACQEEIVLVMSSLGLGGRSDGCDFNGDGSPDNAFARALGLLATAIGPLIEQQIESGDLILLLGMLGLDDRAGVNDDDFRIAWMVGEDADMDPDNNFGGAGQFRVTSDALGPDGAPLTSIQSQIVSNTLTGGPEDIPLPIGFLPIELRQGRIEGTTVPDAGELFRIDDGLLCGGIPLNLLALLGGFVGDMLETDPPCDGGDPATLLDLIIAGGEATANFGGMMFPLRFVATPPDLDLDGDGLEGFTITSDGPSGCQPVVTGCVDGDGMTIDGRGCFSDPRIGDGHSAAFTFSAIRGETLGISGGTGGPMPGM from the coding sequence ATGAGGCAGCTTGGCTTGATGGTAGCCGTCGCGATGATCGGCGTATGCGCCGCCTGTGGGGAGTCCCACGGCACGGGCGACGACGCGGGCACGATGATCACGTTCGACGCCACGCTCCCCGACACCGGCCCGGGCGATCTCTGCGGCAACGGTCGACTCGACCCCGGCGAGCGGTGCGATGACGGCAACACCACCCCCGGGGACGGCTGCGACGCCGAGTGCGTGCGGGAGCCCTTCTGCGGGGACAGCGAGGTCACCGGCGACGAGGCCTGCGACGACGGAAACAACCGATCCGGAGATGGCTGCAGGAGCGACTGCCGGAGCGATGAGTCGTGCGGCAACGGCATCGTCGACCACGCGGCCGGCGAGCTCTGCGACGGCTCCCCCACCTGCGGCGCCGACTGCATGACCGTCACGGGCTGCGGCGACGGAACCGTGACGGAGCCCGAGGTCTGCGACGACAGCAACCTCGAGCGCTGGGACGGCTGCGACGCCGCGTGCCAGGAGGAGATCGTCCTCGTGATGAGCTCGCTCGGCCTCGGCGGTCGGAGCGACGGCTGTGACTTCAACGGGGACGGCAGCCCCGACAACGCCTTCGCGCGGGCGCTCGGGCTGCTCGCCACGGCGATCGGGCCCCTCATCGAGCAGCAGATCGAGAGCGGTGACCTGATCCTCTTGCTCGGCATGCTCGGGCTCGACGACCGAGCCGGGGTGAACGACGACGACTTCCGGATCGCGTGGATGGTGGGCGAAGACGCCGACATGGATCCCGACAACAACTTCGGCGGCGCCGGCCAGTTCCGGGTCACCTCGGACGCGCTCGGGCCCGACGGCGCGCCTCTGACCTCCATCCAGAGCCAGATCGTGAGCAACACCCTCACCGGCGGCCCCGAGGACATCCCGCTCCCGATCGGCTTCCTCCCGATCGAGCTCCGGCAGGGGCGTATCGAAGGCACCACGGTGCCTGACGCGGGAGAGCTCTTCCGCATCGACGACGGCCTGCTGTGCGGCGGGATCCCGCTCAACCTGCTGGCGCTGCTCGGAGGCTTCGTCGGAGACATGCTCGAGACGGATCCCCCCTGCGATGGCGGCGACCCGGCGACGCTGCTCGACCTGATCATCGCGGGCGGCGAGGCGACGGCGAACTTCGGGGGCATGATGTTCCCCCTCCGGTTCGTGGCGACCCCGCCCGATCTGGACCTCGATGGTGACGGCCTCGAGGGCTTCACCATCACCTCCGATGGTCCCTCCGGCTGCCAGCCCGTCGTTACGGGCTGCGTGGACGGCGACGGGATGACGATCGATGGGCGTGGCTGCTTCTCCGATCCGCGGATCGGGGACGGGCACTCGGCGGCGTTCACCTTCAGCGCGATCCGCGGTGAGACGCTCGGGATCTCGGGAGGCACGGGCGGCCCGATGCCCGGCATGTGA